A window of Tatumella citrea genomic DNA:
AATTAATTTCACCGGCAGTCACTTTAAGCGCCGGAGCTCCGGGTTTATCCTGGACGCTCAGCGGCTGAGAAATAGTCGCCATACCATCCTGCACCATACCGATATTGGCAAAAATACCGTTCACCACCCACATGATCCAGCCGGACATATTCACCAGCCGAATCACCAGTCCGGTCGCCAGGGCAATCGCACCGACGGAAATCAGTGACTGGGTCCAGAGAATTAATGCCATCCCTGTGGTACTGACAATAAGCGCTCCGTTCAGTGTCGACAGCGTTACATCCATAACCGTGATCATTCGCCCGGCATGCTGAGTTTTCACTGTCTGTTCCTCAATAGCTTCCTGCGCATTTTTCTGCTCGAGCGAACTATGGGCAAACAGTTTCAGGGTCGCGATATTGGTATAACCATCGACGATAAAACCCATCAGTTTGGAACGCGCTTCGGAAGATACGACCGAACGTTGCTTCACCCGCGGCACAAAATAGAGCAGAGAAACGACATACAGCACCAGCCAGATAATTAAAGGAACCATTAATTTCCAGTCAGCCGCCGCAAACAGCACCAGTGCGGTAATCGCATAGATAAGCACATGCCAGATGGCGTCCACCAGCTGTACGGCTGAATCGCACAACGAGCTGCCGGTTTGCATAATTCGTTGGGCAATCCGCCCCGCAAAATCATTCTGGAAAAAGGTCAGACTCTGACGCAATACATATTTATGGTGCTGCCAGCGCATCATGCTGGTCATGCGCGGGTTAATGGTCTGGTGAATTAGCAAATCATGCAAAGCAATAAACACCGGGCGGATAATAAGCGCAACGGCCCCCATCCAGCTCAGCAGTAGCCAGTGTTCGGTAAATAATGTGGCTGGTTTCGAGGTATTAACCAGATCGATAATCTTACTCAGGTAACTAAACAGAGAGACTTCAATCAGAGAACTGATCAGACCAACCACCAGCAATCCGGCAAAGCAGGGCCAGACCTGGCGCAGATAATAGGCATAAAAACGGCCTATCGTTGTCGGCGGCGCATCTGTGGGAGGTTCCCGGAAAATATCAATTAATCGTTCAAAACGTTCAGATAACATAACAACAAGACCCGACGCGAAATAATGAATCGATAGCTTAGTGCAAAAAACCTTCTCCTTCAGCATTCTGTTAAAAAACAAACGACCGGCATTCGCCGGTCACGTTTATTACAACCAGTGTTGTGCCTGAATTTTTTCACCGTCAGTAAACCGGCTGAAGCGAAACGGCCGGGGGTCAACCGATGGAGTACTGCCTGCGACCAGATCTGCCATCAGCTGGCCTGCCCCGGGTCCGATACCGAAACCGTGGCCGGAAAAACCGGTCGCAAGGAACAGTCCCGGCACTGACTCAATCTCTGATATCACCGGTATGGCATCTGGCATGGTATCAATATATCCGGCCCAGCTTTGTTCTGCCTGTAACGATGATAACTGCGGCAGCGTCTGATGCAGGTTCGCCAGAATTTGTGCCACCGCAGCAGCATTCGGTTGCGGATCTAACACGCGAATTTTTTCATACAGAGAGATCTGATCAGCCTTCCCCGGTTGCCAGTGCATCATTTCATGTAAGAAACGCCCACCCAGCCGTAAATTAATACTCTGACGTTCCTGCCGGTAAGCTGGCAGATAGGACCGCATAAATCGCAGGCTGTCCGGCGTAATATCACTGATGCTGGTTGACGAACTGGCAACAGTCAGCCCGCCATCCTGCCGCTTACGGATAGCAACACTGCCAAAACTGGCACTCATTCCAGGATTAAAGTCTGTCACCTGAGTACGCAGTACCATACTCAGAACTTTCAGTTGAGGTAACGTCAGCCCACAGCCCTGCATCAGCAGACGTGACCAGGCTCCTCCGGCCACAACAACTGAGCTACAACGTATCACGCCGCGTTCGGTAATCACTTCACTCACCTTACCGCCGGAGTAGCCGATTTGCCGGACCGCGCAGTGTTGTTGCAGGTTCAGGCCCGCCTCACAGGCCGCTTTTGCCAGGGCCGGTGCCGCCAGTTGTGGCTCAGCCCGACCATCTCCCGGCGTATACAGTGCACTAAAATAATTCCCCATAACCCCGGGCATTTTGGCCTGCAACTGCTCCCGGCTCAGCATTTCACTGTGAATATCATGCTGTCTGGCTTCCTGCAGCCATTGCTGGTGAGTTTGCAGTTGCTGTTCGCTCCGGGAAGCATAGGCAATTCCCGTGATTTTAAACCCACAATCCTGCTGCAGACGTTCATTCATCCCTTCCCACAGCTGCATACTCAGGTTAATCAAAGGCAGTTCTCTGATATCCCGTCCTGTTCTGCGGCACCAGCCCCAGTTTCTGCTCGACTGTTCGCCGGCAATATAACCTTTTTCCACCAGTACCGTCGGGATCCCCCTGGAAACCAGAGATAACGCCGTAGCAACACCAATAATTCCGCCACCAATAACGACCACCTCAGTCTGCTGCGGAAACTGCGCAGTAGAATGAACAACTCCGACATTCAGCCCCATAGTTCACCTCAGTAATTTTCTTCCACGGCCCAGTTCACCGGAATCTCAGCAACACTGGCACTGTTTGGCAGCATCAGTACCGTTCTGACCAGCAACGCTATATCTGCCGGCTGAGTCATCTTTTCTGCCGGAACATCAGTTAATGCCGTTCCCATCTCTGTCGCCACAAAGCCCGGACATATGGCGCAGGCACGAATCCCCTCCGTATCTCCGGCCTGTCGCAGAGCATGTGTCAGTGCCAGCGCAGAGAATTTGCTCATGGCATACAAGCCTGACTGTGCAGATTTCACTCGTTTGGCTGACAAGGAAGCCAGTGTGATCACCCTGCCCCTGCCACTCATTTTCAGCCACGGCCACACTTTACGGGTCAGCCGCATCGGGGCTTTGACGTTAACTGAAAATTGCAGATCGAACTCTTCATCAGTCGCTTCCAGC
This region includes:
- a CDS encoding ABC transporter ATP-binding protein encodes the protein MLSERFERLIDIFREPPTDAPPTTIGRFYAYYLRQVWPCFAGLLVVGLISSLIEVSLFSYLSKIIDLVNTSKPATLFTEHWLLLSWMGAVALIIRPVFIALHDLLIHQTINPRMTSMMRWQHHKYVLRQSLTFFQNDFAGRIAQRIMQTGSSLCDSAVQLVDAIWHVLIYAITALVLFAAADWKLMVPLIIWLVLYVVSLLYFVPRVKQRSVVSSEARSKLMGFIVDGYTNIATLKLFAHSSLEQKNAQEAIEEQTVKTQHAGRMITVMDVTLSTLNGALIVSTTGMALILWTQSLISVGAIALATGLVIRLVNMSGWIMWVVNGIFANIGMVQDGMATISQPLSVQDKPGAPALKVTAGEINFDHLFFRYGNGRPILSDIDLSIRPGEKIGLIGASGAGKSTLVNLLLRMYDLDQGHIFIDGQDISAVTQESLRSQIGMITQDTSLLHRSIRDNLLYGRPNASDSEIEAAILGARAEEFIPQLSDAQGRYGLDAHVGERGVKLSGGQRQRIAIARVLLKNAPILIMDEATSALDSEVEAAIQESLESLMTGKTVIAIAHRLSTIARMDRLIVLEQGKVVEIGNHQQLLAKQGVYARLWQRQTGGFVGSD
- a CDS encoding NAD(P)/FAD-dependent oxidoreductase, which encodes MGLNVGVVHSTAQFPQQTEVVVIGGGIIGVATALSLVSRGIPTVLVEKGYIAGEQSSRNWGWCRRTGRDIRELPLINLSMQLWEGMNERLQQDCGFKITGIAYASRSEQQLQTHQQWLQEARQHDIHSEMLSREQLQAKMPGVMGNYFSALYTPGDGRAEPQLAAPALAKAACEAGLNLQQHCAVRQIGYSGGKVSEVITERGVIRCSSVVVAGGAWSRLLMQGCGLTLPQLKVLSMVLRTQVTDFNPGMSASFGSVAIRKRQDGGLTVASSSTSISDITPDSLRFMRSYLPAYRQERQSINLRLGGRFLHEMMHWQPGKADQISLYEKIRVLDPQPNAAAVAQILANLHQTLPQLSSLQAEQSWAGYIDTMPDAIPVISEIESVPGLFLATGFSGHGFGIGPGAGQLMADLVAGSTPSVDPRPFRFSRFTDGEKIQAQHWL
- a CDS encoding SDR family NAD(P)-dependent oxidoreductase; translation: MTVSAYPVAMISGGGRGIGAAIAVELMQHGWAVSLGCRTPEEVTVTNPGQQLVCHYDALDSQSDQQWIDSTIKTYGRIDAVIHNAGIMLPRPVLEATDEEFDLQFSVNVKAPMRLTRKVWPWLKMSGRGRVITLASLSAKRVKSAQSGLYAMSKFSALALTHALRQAGDTEGIRACAICPGFVATEMGTALTDVPAEKMTQPADIALLVRTVLMLPNSASVAEIPVNWAVEENY